One genomic segment of Streptomyces sp. TLI_146 includes these proteins:
- a CDS encoding alpha/beta fold hydrolase gives MARVRAGDVVLHYEEVGDGEPLVLVHGSWNDHHAWQAAVEADLKASFRVVAYDRRGHGRSEAVPGQGTRRQDEDDLAALIEALGMAPAHVAGNSFGAATAVGLAARRPELFKTLTLHEPPLVALVLDDPASMSELRPVMGTIDAVKDLLRKGEDAAGAKLFVEGVALGPGAWETMPEPLRDTFITHAPTWLDEQQDPAWSALDLDALGACAVPVLLSHGTESPAWFTTVLDRLAAALPHARRHTFHGAGHIPHMTHPQEYAQVLTGFARGA, from the coding sequence ATGGCCCGGGTACGTGCCGGTGATGTGGTGCTGCACTACGAGGAAGTCGGCGACGGTGAGCCGCTGGTTCTGGTGCACGGCTCGTGGAACGACCACCACGCCTGGCAAGCGGCCGTCGAGGCCGACCTCAAGGCGAGTTTCCGCGTGGTGGCGTACGACCGGCGTGGCCACGGCCGGAGCGAGGCCGTGCCGGGCCAGGGCACCCGGCGGCAGGACGAGGACGACCTGGCGGCGCTGATCGAGGCACTGGGGATGGCACCCGCGCATGTCGCCGGGAACTCCTTCGGCGCGGCGACCGCCGTGGGCCTGGCCGCCCGTCGCCCGGAGTTGTTCAAGACCCTCACCCTCCACGAACCCCCACTGGTCGCACTGGTCCTCGACGACCCCGCCTCGATGAGCGAGCTCCGGCCGGTGATGGGCACCATCGACGCGGTGAAGGACCTGCTGCGCAAGGGCGAGGACGCGGCGGGGGCGAAACTGTTCGTGGAAGGGGTGGCGCTCGGCCCCGGGGCGTGGGAGACGATGCCCGAGCCCCTGCGGGACACGTTCATCACCCATGCCCCGACCTGGCTCGACGAGCAGCAGGACCCGGCGTGGTCCGCCCTGGACCTCGACGCGCTCGGTGCCTGCGCCGTCCCCGTGCTGCTCAGCCACGGCACCGAGAGCCCGGCCTGGTTCACCACCGTCCTCGACCGCCTGGCCGCCGCCCTGCCCCACGCCCGGCGCCACACCTTCCACGGCGCGGGGCACATCCCGCACATGACCCATCCGCAGGAGTACGCACAGGTGCTCACCGGGTTCGCCCGCGGGGCCTGA
- a CDS encoding TetR/AcrR family transcriptional regulator — MGESSTSSSRRGANGSGPRAAERIHEATLELLIERGYQRLTVEAVAARAGVNKTTIYRWWPSKGPLLRAALLRSRVLDIDIPDTGTLRGDLIALAGQMARLVSGERTGPVARAMLSGGGQDELAFLARDFFADRLERERPLFARAVARGELPADADPALLVDLIAGAVWMRILLRQLPAEEGFVESVVDAVLQPIGVQPASYD; from the coding sequence ATGGGTGAATCCAGTACGAGCAGTTCCCGGCGAGGCGCGAATGGCAGCGGTCCCCGGGCCGCCGAACGCATCCACGAGGCCACGCTGGAACTCCTCATCGAACGCGGCTACCAGCGGCTGACCGTGGAGGCTGTCGCCGCGAGGGCGGGGGTGAACAAGACGACGATCTACCGGTGGTGGCCGTCCAAGGGCCCACTGCTGCGGGCCGCACTGCTCCGCTCCCGGGTGCTGGACATCGACATCCCCGACACGGGAACCCTCCGGGGCGATCTGATCGCACTCGCCGGACAGATGGCCCGCCTGGTGAGCGGAGAGCGCACCGGTCCCGTGGCCCGTGCCATGCTCAGCGGCGGCGGCCAGGACGAACTCGCCTTCCTCGCCCGCGACTTCTTCGCCGACCGCCTCGAACGGGAACGGCCACTGTTCGCCCGTGCCGTAGCCCGCGGCGAACTGCCGGCGGACGCGGACCCGGCCCTGCTCGTCGACCTCATCGCGGGCGCCGTGTGGATGCGGATCCTGCTGCGGCAGCTCCCGGCCGAGGAGGGCTTCGTGGAGTCCGTGGTCGACGCGGTGCTCCAGCCCATCGGCGTCCAGCCCGCCTCCTATGACTGA
- a CDS encoding TetR/AcrR family transcriptional regulator, with product MAQRTERADALRNREAVLAAADALFAASDSPHSVSMDDIATAAGVGKGTLFRRFGDRAGLIGAVIASRLEPVQQAVREAQDAATSSPRQRVLDLLDASLRFKIENRSLMSAAEDAGLGSPYQAEHYGWWHDILRETLAQVPGVPAADFTAHALLAAIRADLVAHLIDSQKMTPEALRSSLAAYVGTVLGDGSDPSGTHKEA from the coding sequence GTGGCCCAGCGCACAGAACGCGCGGACGCACTGCGCAACCGAGAAGCCGTGCTGGCTGCCGCGGATGCCCTCTTCGCCGCCAGCGACAGCCCCCACAGCGTGTCGATGGACGACATCGCCACGGCGGCGGGCGTGGGCAAGGGCACCCTGTTCCGCCGCTTCGGCGACCGCGCCGGACTGATCGGCGCCGTCATCGCCTCCCGCCTCGAACCCGTACAGCAAGCCGTACGGGAAGCGCAGGACGCGGCCACTTCCTCACCACGGCAGCGGGTGCTCGACCTCCTCGACGCCTCACTGCGCTTCAAGATCGAGAACCGGAGCCTGATGTCGGCGGCGGAAGACGCCGGACTCGGCAGCCCCTACCAGGCTGAGCACTACGGCTGGTGGCACGACATCCTTCGCGAGACCCTGGCCCAGGTGCCCGGCGTCCCCGCCGCGGATTTCACCGCTCACGCCCTGCTGGCCGCGATCCGCGCCGACCTCGTGGCGCATCTGATCGACAGTCAGAAGATGACGCCCGAAGCCCTGCGCTCCTCGCTCGCAGCGTATGTCGGCACCGTTCTCGGCGACGGCTCCGACCCGTCCGGCACGCACAAGGAGGCATGA
- a CDS encoding DM13 domain-containing protein, which translates to MRAVTALVAFLRRPLGIALSGLAVLLLAVGLYWFQPWKLWVDETVHDALPTAAPATAGARPGPSVLATGELISHEHTTKGSVRILQLPNGTRTLRLEGLDTSNGPDLRVLVTDAPVKKGTAGWRVFDDGKHVSLGKLKGNKGDQNYDLPADLDLAAYTSVSIWCDRFDVSFGAAELKRAT; encoded by the coding sequence ATGCGCGCGGTCACCGCACTGGTTGCTTTCTTGAGGAGGCCCCTGGGTATCGCCCTGTCGGGCCTCGCGGTACTGCTGCTGGCCGTGGGCCTGTACTGGTTCCAGCCGTGGAAGCTATGGGTGGACGAGACGGTTCACGACGCGCTGCCGACCGCCGCGCCCGCCACCGCCGGTGCGCGGCCGGGGCCGTCCGTCCTCGCGACCGGCGAGCTGATCAGCCACGAACATACGACGAAGGGGTCCGTGCGCATCCTCCAACTCCCGAACGGCACAAGGACCTTGCGCCTGGAGGGCCTCGACACCAGCAACGGACCCGACCTCCGGGTGCTGGTCACCGATGCGCCGGTGAAGAAGGGCACAGCGGGCTGGCGGGTCTTCGACGACGGCAAGCACGTCAGCCTCGGCAAGCTCAAGGGCAACAAGGGCGACCAGAACTACGACCTGCCGGCCGACCTCGACCTGGCCGCCTACACCAGCGTCAGCATCTGGTGCGACCGCTTCGACGTCTCCTTCGGTGCGGCGGAGCTCAAGCGCGCGACATGA
- a CDS encoding nuclear transport factor 2 family protein, giving the protein MSVPMAPAELYHHGLRLLLEKDIPGWVDLWDEEGVMEFPFAPPGWPERLEGRQSVADYMRHYPDHIDLHGFPDVTIHQTTAPETIVVEMRAVGRLVATDSPFDMTYIAVVTVHDGRITSYRDYWNPLTVQQPGVDFLGGHR; this is encoded by the coding sequence ATGTCAGTGCCCATGGCGCCCGCGGAGCTGTACCACCACGGTCTGCGACTGCTGTTGGAGAAGGACATCCCCGGCTGGGTGGACCTGTGGGACGAGGAGGGAGTCATGGAGTTCCCCTTCGCACCCCCGGGCTGGCCCGAGCGGCTGGAGGGCCGACAGTCCGTCGCGGACTACATGCGCCACTACCCCGACCACATCGACCTGCACGGATTCCCCGATGTGACGATCCACCAGACCACGGCTCCCGAGACGATCGTGGTGGAGATGCGCGCGGTCGGCCGCCTGGTGGCGACCGACAGCCCCTTCGACATGACGTACATCGCCGTGGTCACCGTCCACGACGGGCGCATCACCTCCTACCGCGACTACTGGAACCCGCTCACCGTTCAGCAGCCCGGCGTCGACTTCCTGGGAGGGCACCGATGA
- a CDS encoding HXXEE domain-containing protein translates to MYWGLFAAWAVNDVEELLTMAPWSRSAAPRLKARFPRVPDAVWNRMEVTQPQVNAAIGLMALLIAAAAADGARTQGRSAFFRTVLTGFGIHGVAHLAQSAAYRGVTPGVVTSPTVVIPYSLWALSHLRRAGLPPASRALGLALLPVATGTVHTLARRLTRPTK, encoded by the coding sequence GTGTACTGGGGGTTGTTCGCTGCCTGGGCGGTCAACGATGTGGAGGAGCTGCTCACCATGGCTCCCTGGTCCCGTTCCGCCGCACCGCGCCTGAAGGCCCGCTTCCCGCGCGTCCCGGACGCGGTGTGGAACCGGATGGAAGTCACCCAGCCCCAGGTGAACGCCGCGATCGGCCTGATGGCCCTGCTGATCGCAGCCGCCGCGGCGGACGGCGCCCGCACCCAGGGGCGCAGCGCGTTCTTCCGCACCGTCCTGACCGGCTTCGGCATCCACGGCGTGGCGCACCTCGCCCAGTCGGCCGCGTACCGCGGCGTGACCCCGGGTGTCGTGACCTCCCCCACCGTGGTCATCCCGTACAGCCTGTGGGCACTGTCCCACCTGCGCCGCGCGGGCCTCCCACCCGCCTCCCGGGCCCTCGGCCTCGCCCTGCTGCCCGTGGCGACGGGCACGGTGCACACGTTGGCGCGGCGCCTGACCCGGCCGACGAAGTGA
- a CDS encoding transglycosylase SLT domain-containing protein: MPRPSSSPVKGLPVSQSVIRRIAASKKTLAGTVVALGAAGSLLATVPAQAAPVSAKAIAQQMIKDPAQFAAFSNIVSHESGWDHTATNSSSGAYGLVQALPASKMASAGADWKTNPATQIKWGLDYMNDRYGSPVGAWNFWQAHHWY; this comes from the coding sequence ATGCCGCGACCGTCCTCGTCCCCTGTGAAAGGCCTGCCTGTGTCCCAGTCCGTCATCCGCCGCATCGCCGCTTCGAAGAAGACCCTCGCGGGTACCGTCGTGGCCCTCGGTGCCGCCGGTTCCCTGCTCGCCACCGTTCCCGCCCAGGCGGCCCCGGTGAGCGCCAAGGCGATCGCCCAGCAGATGATCAAGGACCCGGCGCAGTTCGCGGCGTTCAGCAACATCGTTTCCCACGAGAGTGGCTGGGACCACACCGCCACGAACTCCTCCTCGGGCGCCTACGGCCTGGTCCAGGCCCTGCCCGCCTCGAAGATGGCCTCGGCCGGCGCGGACTGGAAGACCAACCCCGCCACCCAGATCAAGTGGGGCCTGGACTACATGAACGACCGCTACGGCAGCCCGGTCGGCGCCTGGAACTTCTGGCAGGCCCACCACTGGTACTAA
- a CDS encoding DUF4235 domain-containing protein, producing MKASKILYKPVGLTLGAVSGLIASALFKQAWKTLGHDEDAPDATDEERTWSEVVLAAALQGAIFAAVKAAVDRGGATATRRLTGTWPG from the coding sequence GTGAAGGCATCGAAGATCCTCTACAAGCCGGTCGGCCTGACCCTCGGAGCGGTCAGCGGTTTGATCGCCAGTGCCCTGTTCAAGCAGGCATGGAAGACCCTCGGCCACGACGAGGATGCCCCCGACGCCACCGACGAGGAGCGCACCTGGAGCGAAGTGGTGCTGGCCGCCGCGCTGCAGGGCGCGATCTTCGCCGCGGTCAAGGCCGCCGTCGACCGCGGCGGAGCCACCGCCACGCGCCGTCTGACCGGCACTTGGCCCGGCTGA
- a CDS encoding NAD(P)H-binding protein — MNSPATLVIGATGTTGRRVTARLIAERHRVKAAGRSATPVEGAEAVRFDWNEPATWSGAVDGVDRVYLVPPIGSSAPATVMLPFLRLARDAGVQRAVLLSSSAIPSGGPTVGQVHEALPGLFAQWAVLRPSWFMQNFTGSMPHARSIRDEGAIRSAAGDGRVGFVDAEDIAAVAVRALTDEQAPNTDLILTGPQTLSYDDVAAILTESVGRTVVHRRLTFEQLRDRWAAEIPLEFATMLAAMDRAIAEGAEDRTSDAVQRLTGHSPGTFRTFVEREVGRTRS, encoded by the coding sequence ATGAACTCCCCCGCCACCCTGGTCATCGGAGCCACCGGCACCACCGGCCGCCGTGTCACCGCCCGCCTGATCGCGGAGCGCCACCGCGTCAAGGCCGCAGGGCGAAGCGCCACGCCGGTGGAGGGTGCCGAGGCTGTCCGCTTCGACTGGAACGAGCCCGCGACCTGGAGCGGGGCTGTGGACGGCGTCGACCGCGTCTACCTCGTGCCGCCGATCGGCTCTTCGGCCCCGGCCACGGTCATGCTGCCGTTCCTGCGCCTGGCCCGCGATGCGGGCGTGCAGCGGGCGGTACTGCTCAGCTCGTCGGCGATCCCCTCCGGCGGCCCTACGGTGGGGCAGGTCCACGAGGCACTGCCCGGGCTGTTCGCGCAGTGGGCGGTGCTGCGGCCCTCCTGGTTCATGCAGAACTTCACCGGATCCATGCCCCATGCGCGCAGCATCCGCGACGAGGGCGCGATCAGGTCGGCCGCGGGAGACGGCCGCGTCGGGTTCGTCGACGCGGAGGACATCGCCGCCGTCGCCGTACGCGCCCTGACCGACGAGCAGGCCCCCAACACCGATTTGATCCTCACCGGGCCGCAGACGCTGAGTTACGACGACGTCGCGGCGATCCTCACCGAGAGCGTCGGCCGGACCGTGGTGCACCGGCGGCTGACCTTCGAGCAGCTGCGGGACCGATGGGCGGCCGAGATACCGCTGGAGTTCGCCACCATGCTGGCCGCCATGGACCGCGCCATCGCCGAGGGGGCCGAGGACCGCACCTCGGACGCCGTCCAGCGCCTCACCGGCCACAGCCCGGGCACCTTCCGCACCTTCGTCGAGCGGGAGGTGGGCCGAACACGCTCCTGA
- a CDS encoding protealysin inhibitor emfourin translates to MKVTLETHGGQAAAINLRLPPKVLDTDTLPADASAELTRLLAGAVPAPTPERPDRARDAMSYTITVEDEGRSTVLTQSDTTMSPAFAALLSWLENHFAQQ, encoded by the coding sequence ATGAAGGTCACGCTGGAGACTCACGGCGGGCAGGCGGCGGCGATCAACCTCCGCCTCCCGCCCAAGGTGCTGGACACCGACACCCTGCCCGCAGACGCCTCGGCGGAGCTGACCCGGCTGCTCGCGGGAGCCGTCCCGGCACCCACACCGGAACGGCCCGACCGCGCCCGGGACGCGATGAGCTACACGATCACGGTGGAGGACGAGGGCCGCTCGACCGTTCTCACCCAGTCCGACACCACCATGTCCCCGGCTTTCGCGGCCTTGCTCAGTTGGCTCGAAAACCACTTCGCGCAGCAATGA
- a CDS encoding ABC transporter ATP-binding protein — protein MDTPLAIRARGITKCFGDVVALDGVDLDVARGQIHGLAGPNGAGKTTLLGLLLGLAVADSGHLDILGTPVGRALAAPDGVAGFVDGPGLYPSLTARRNLAALAALHGRDVSAAGIDDVLDQVGLTDVADDRARGFSLGMRQRLGLAAALLTEPRLLVLDEPANGLDPAGKRHVHRVLTRLAAGGTSIVLSSHRMDDLEALCSEVTILSTGRVVFSGPLSKLAAENRELDYRLRTSDPRAALRLAADTDGIRTGDAADAAHGVKAGHDGAVLVVRARVPAVDELVRRLVLAGIAVRELAPVVSPLEAAFLALTEGQEDGR, from the coding sequence ATGGACACACCGCTCGCGATCCGGGCTCGTGGGATCACCAAGTGTTTCGGCGACGTGGTGGCGCTCGACGGCGTCGATCTGGACGTGGCACGGGGCCAGATCCACGGTCTGGCCGGGCCGAACGGGGCGGGCAAGACCACGCTGCTCGGCCTCCTGTTGGGCCTGGCCGTCGCCGACAGCGGTCACCTCGACATTCTCGGTACGCCCGTCGGGCGGGCACTCGCCGCTCCCGACGGTGTCGCCGGATTCGTGGACGGCCCCGGCCTCTACCCCTCGCTCACCGCCCGCCGCAACCTCGCCGCGCTGGCCGCGCTGCACGGCCGTGACGTATCGGCGGCGGGCATCGACGACGTACTCGACCAGGTCGGTCTCACCGATGTCGCCGACGACCGGGCCCGTGGATTCTCGCTCGGTATGCGCCAACGGCTCGGGCTGGCCGCCGCTCTGCTGACCGAGCCCCGGCTGCTCGTACTCGACGAGCCCGCCAACGGCCTCGACCCGGCCGGCAAGCGACACGTGCACCGTGTCCTCACCCGGCTGGCGGCGGGGGGAACCAGCATCGTGCTGTCCAGCCACCGCATGGACGACCTCGAAGCGCTGTGCTCCGAGGTCACCATCCTCTCCACCGGACGGGTCGTCTTCTCCGGCCCGTTGAGCAAGCTGGCCGCCGAGAACCGCGAACTCGACTACCGACTGCGCACCTCCGACCCGCGAGCCGCCCTCCGACTGGCCGCCGATACGGACGGGATCCGTACCGGCGACGCCGCCGACGCTGCCCACGGAGTCAAGGCAGGGCACGACGGCGCGGTGCTCGTGGTGCGCGCGCGGGTGCCCGCTGTCGACGAACTGGTGAGGCGGCTGGTGCTCGCGGGCATCGCGGTGCGCGAGCTCGCCCCCGTGGTGTCACCGCTGGAGGCCGCGTTCCTCGCCCTCACCGAGGGGCAGGAGGACGGCCGATGA
- a CDS encoding M4 family metallopeptidase: MDTLLTTAGLRGERAVRASFAGTATPGNGRRTVFDCQNGRSLPLAVMARSEDGPASTDDSVNRAFDGLGTTHDFYQEVFNRNSIDDRGMRLDGYVHFSAKYNNAFWDGQQMVFGDGDGEIFTDFTGSLDVIAHELTHGVTENTAGLAYHDQPGALNESISDVFGSLVKQWFRKESADKADWLIGPEVFTPGIEADALRSMKSPGQAYDNAMFGKDPQPDHMSRFVHLPDTERGDNGGVHINSGIPNKAFYLTATGIGGFAWEAAGLIWYEALKASTVETQFQDFADTTYQKAEALYGAGSAEQLAVLAAWQEVGIQITGVPAGVARTRSRAGNRNGGTGRQDGLTALTKQIGILTTQVTSLAKDVATLKGKK; the protein is encoded by the coding sequence TTGGACACCTTGCTGACCACCGCAGGGTTGCGTGGTGAGCGAGCCGTCCGGGCGTCCTTCGCCGGTACCGCCACCCCCGGCAACGGCCGACGCACCGTATTCGACTGCCAGAACGGCAGGTCGCTCCCGTTGGCCGTGATGGCCCGCTCGGAGGACGGGCCGGCGTCCACCGACGATTCCGTCAACCGGGCGTTCGACGGCCTCGGCACGACGCACGACTTCTACCAGGAGGTGTTCAACCGCAATTCGATCGACGACCGGGGGATGCGTCTGGACGGGTACGTCCACTTCAGCGCGAAGTACAACAACGCGTTCTGGGACGGACAGCAGATGGTCTTCGGCGACGGAGATGGAGAGATATTCACCGACTTCACCGGTTCCCTCGATGTGATCGCCCACGAGTTGACGCACGGAGTCACCGAGAACACGGCGGGCCTCGCCTACCACGATCAGCCCGGCGCCCTCAACGAGTCCATCTCGGACGTCTTCGGGTCGCTGGTCAAGCAGTGGTTCCGCAAGGAGTCTGCCGACAAGGCGGACTGGCTGATCGGACCCGAGGTCTTCACCCCGGGTATCGAGGCCGACGCCCTGCGGTCGATGAAGTCCCCAGGTCAGGCATACGACAACGCCATGTTCGGCAAGGACCCCCAGCCCGACCACATGAGCAGGTTCGTCCACCTGCCGGACACCGAGCGAGGCGACAACGGCGGAGTGCACATCAACTCCGGCATCCCGAACAAGGCGTTCTACCTCACCGCGACGGGCATCGGCGGATTCGCGTGGGAGGCCGCCGGACTCATCTGGTACGAAGCGCTCAAGGCCTCCACCGTCGAAACCCAGTTCCAGGACTTCGCGGACACCACCTACCAGAAGGCCGAGGCACTGTACGGGGCCGGCAGCGCCGAGCAGTTGGCCGTGCTGGCGGCGTGGCAGGAGGTGGGCATCCAGATCACCGGGGTCCCGGCCGGGGTCGCCCGGACGCGTAGCCGCGCAGGCAACCGGAACGGCGGCACGGGTCGGCAGGACGGCCTGACGGCCTTGACCAAGCAGATCGGGATACTCACCACCCAGGTGACCTCGCTGGCCAAGGACGTGGCCACGCTGAAGGGGAAAAAGTGA